From one Lolium rigidum isolate FL_2022 chromosome 4, APGP_CSIRO_Lrig_0.1, whole genome shotgun sequence genomic stretch:
- the LOC124648889 gene encoding N-alpha-acetyltransferase MAK3-like produces the protein MSAAVMPATTPAEGESSSSGGEEITYISYGGEQHLPLVMSLVDEELSEPYSIFTYRYFVYIWPQLTFLAFDAKDGKCVGTVVCKMGEHRGSFRGYIAMLVVLKPYRGRGIATELVTRSIRVMMESGCEEVTLEAEVTNKGALALYGRLGFIRAKRLYRYYLNGVDAFRLKLLFPRPQLGLHPMMVGEERDEQHMDSPYL, from the exons ATGTCGGCGGCAGTGATGCCGGCGACTACCCCTGCCGAGGGCGAAAGCTCATCCAGCGGCGGGGAGGAGATCACCTATATTAGTTACGGAGGGGAGCAGCACCTCCCACTGGTGATGTCGCTGGTGGACGAGGAGCTGAGCGAGCCCTACTCCATCTTCACCTACCGCTACTTCGTCTACATCTGGCCTCAGCTCACCTTCCTC GCGTTTGATGCCAAGGATGGGAAGTGCGTGGGGACAGTGGTCTGCAAGATGGGGGAGCACAGAGGCTCCTTTAGGGgttacatcgccatgctcgtcgtgCTCAAGCCCTACCGAGGCCGAGGAATCG CAACTGAACTGGTTACTAGATCCATTCGTGTAATGATGGAATCTGGCTGTGAGGAG GTGACGCTTGAAGCAGAAGTTACAAATAAGGGTGCCCTCGCTCTGTATGGTCGCCTTGGCTTTATCCGAGCAAAGAGGCTGTACAGGTACTATCTAAATGGTGTGGATGCTTTCCGCCTGAAATTACTATTTCCACGCCCCCAACTTGGTCTACATCCGATGATGGTGGGTGAGGAGAGAGACGAACAACACATGGATTCGCCATATTTGTGA